The Prevotella sp. E9-3 genome has a window encoding:
- a CDS encoding GNAT family N-acetyltransferase, translating into MDKDNIEVMVAGPEHETYVDTILNTIAEAAKVRGTGIAKRTHEYLAKKMMEAKAVIAISKADGRFAGFSYIETWGNKQYVTTSGLIVHPDFRGLGLAKRIKDLTFTLARTRWPHAKIFSLTSGAAVMKMNTELGYKPVTFADLTDDESFWKGCEGCINVDVLHRTGRKYCICTAMLFDPEEHLPAKLSEETISRIKHLEEIEEQERNNN; encoded by the coding sequence ATGGATAAGGATAATATTGAAGTGATGGTGGCTGGTCCCGAGCATGAGACCTATGTGGACACCATCTTAAACACTATTGCCGAAGCTGCCAAAGTGCGCGGTACGGGTATAGCCAAACGCACCCACGAATATCTGGCCAAGAAAATGATGGAAGCAAAGGCTGTTATCGCTATCAGCAAGGCAGATGGAAGGTTTGCAGGTTTCAGTTATATAGAAACCTGGGGCAACAAACAGTATGTAACCACAAGCGGACTGATTGTCCACCCCGACTTCCGAGGACTGGGACTGGCCAAGCGAATTAAAGACTTAACATTTACACTGGCCCGAACCCGTTGGCCACACGCCAAGATATTCTCACTCACCAGCGGTGCTGCAGTGATGAAAATGAATACTGAACTGGGCTATAAACCTGTAACTTTTGCCGACTTAACCGACGACGAGTCTTTCTGGAAAGGATGTGAAGGATGTATAAACGTTGACGTGCTGCATCGCACCGGACGCAAATACTGTATCTGCACTGCCATGCTATTCGACCCAGAAGAGCATCTGCCCGCAAAACTCAGCGAGGAAACCATCTCGCGTATCAAACATTTGGAAGAAATTGAAGAACAAGAACGAAATAACAATTAA
- a CDS encoding AMP-binding protein yields MVERFLKQTHFESVEDYNKNLEFIIPEHFNFAYDVMDEWAKEAPEKLALLWTNDQGEEIRATYAQLKDQSDQAASYLQSLGIGKGDPVMLILKRRYEWWIVMLALCKIGAIVIPATHMLTKKDIIYRNTRASIKAIICVDDAYVCEQIRLAMPESPSVKEYITITDHGKPIPEGFRDYQSEVVKAPKFDRPAFVNNNEDTMIMYFTSGTSGEPKMVAHDYLYAMGHLTTGVFWHNLHEGSLHLTVADTGWGKAVWGKFYGQWFAGATVFVFDHEKFNADTLLRQMEKYKVTSFCAPPTIYRFMIREDLSKYDLSSLEYCCTAGEALNPAVYEKFYEKTGIRMMEGFGQTETTMTLGTFPWMEPKPGSMGIPNGQYCIDLLRADGTSCEDGEKGEIVIRVGDKKPIGLFKGYYRDEEKTREAWHDGIYHTGDMAWRDEDGYYWFEGRIDDVIKSSGYRIGPFEVESALMTHPAVVECAITGVPDDIRGMVVKATVVLGKEWKDKAGDDLVKELQQHVKKVTAPYKYPRIVEFVDELPKTISGKIRRVEIREKDKK; encoded by the coding sequence ATGGTAGAAAGATTTTTAAAGCAGACACACTTTGAGTCTGTAGAGGATTATAACAAGAATCTGGAGTTCATCATCCCAGAACACTTTAATTTTGCATACGACGTGATGGACGAATGGGCCAAAGAAGCACCAGAGAAGTTGGCCCTGCTTTGGACAAACGACCAAGGAGAAGAGATACGTGCCACCTATGCACAACTGAAAGATCAGAGCGACCAGGCTGCCAGCTATCTGCAGTCGTTGGGCATTGGCAAGGGTGATCCTGTGATGCTGATTCTGAAACGCCGATATGAATGGTGGATTGTGATGCTGGCACTTTGCAAGATTGGTGCCATTGTGATTCCTGCCACTCACATGCTGACGAAGAAAGACATTATCTATCGCAACACACGTGCCAGTATCAAGGCCATCATCTGTGTGGACGATGCCTATGTATGCGAGCAGATTCGTCTGGCTATGCCCGAGAGTCCTTCTGTAAAAGAATATATCACCATCACCGACCACGGAAAGCCCATCCCTGAGGGCTTCCGCGACTATCAGTCAGAGGTGGTAAAGGCGCCTAAGTTCGACCGACCCGCCTTCGTAAACAACAACGAAGACACCATGATAATGTATTTCACCAGTGGTACCAGCGGTGAGCCCAAAATGGTGGCTCACGACTACCTCTATGCTATGGGGCACCTGACAACGGGAGTGTTCTGGCACAATTTGCACGAGGGCAGTCTGCACCTCACCGTGGCAGATACCGGTTGGGGTAAGGCTGTTTGGGGAAAGTTCTATGGTCAGTGGTTTGCAGGAGCAACGGTATTTGTGTTCGACCATGAGAAATTCAATGCCGACACGCTACTGCGTCAAATGGAGAAATATAAGGTGACAAGTTTCTGCGCTCCTCCTACCATATACCGTTTCATGATTCGTGAGGACTTATCGAAATACGATCTCTCTTCACTGGAATATTGCTGTACAGCCGGTGAGGCTCTGAACCCAGCTGTTTATGAGAAGTTCTACGAGAAGACAGGCATTCGCATGATGGAAGGGTTCGGGCAGACAGAGACTACGATGACACTGGGAACCTTCCCGTGGATGGAGCCCAAACCTGGCAGCATGGGCATACCCAACGGACAATACTGTATTGACCTGTTGCGGGCCGACGGTACATCGTGCGAAGATGGTGAAAAGGGTGAGATTGTCATCCGTGTAGGTGATAAGAAGCCTATCGGATTGTTCAAAGGCTATTATCGTGATGAAGAAAAGACTCGAGAAGCCTGGCACGATGGCATCTACCATACAGGCGATATGGCCTGGCGCGACGAAGATGGCTACTACTGGTTTGAAGGCCGTATTGATGATGTCATCAAATCGTCAGGCTACCGCATTGGTCCGTTTGAAGTAGAGAGCGCACTGATGACCCACCCTGCTGTAGTGGAGTGTGCTATCACCGGTGTACCCGACGACATCCGTGGTATGGTTGTCAAGGCTACTGTTGTACTCGGCAAAGAGTGGAAGGACAAAGCTGGCGATGATCTGGTAAAGGAACTACAGCAGCATGTAAAGAAGGTGACCGCTCCTTACAAATATCCGCGCATTGTGGAATTCGTAGATGAACTGCCGAAGACCATCAGCGGAAAGATAAGAAGAGTTGAAATCAGGGAAAAGGATAAGAAATGA
- a CDS encoding argininosuccinate synthase, producing the protein MSKKKVVVAFSGGLDTSYNVMYLTKELGYEVYAACANTGGFSAEQLKKNEENAYKLGAVKYVTLDVTQEYYEKSLKYMIFGNVLRNNCYPISVSSERIFQAIAIARYAKEIGADAIAHGSTGAGNDQIRFDMTFLVMAPGVEIITLTRDRNLTRKEEVDYLNANGYFADFTKLKYSYNVGIWGTSICGGELLDPTQGLPEEAYLKHVTNSEKESLLKIEFDKGEIVAVNGEKFSDHIKAIQKIEEIGASYAIGRDANVGDTIIGIKGRVGFEAAAPKLIIEAHRLLEKSTLSKWQQYWKDQVANWYGMFLHESQYLEPVMPDIEAMLTSSQRNVTGTAILKLRPYGFETVGIDSANDLTKSKLGEYGETQTGWTADEAKGFIKVSSTPLRVYYGIHKDEKR; encoded by the coding sequence ATGAGCAAGAAAAAAGTTGTAGTAGCTTTCAGCGGTGGTTTGGACACATCCTATAATGTGATGTATCTGACAAAGGAGTTAGGTTATGAAGTTTATGCAGCCTGCGCCAACACAGGCGGTTTTTCGGCCGAACAGTTAAAGAAGAACGAAGAGAACGCCTACAAACTGGGCGCAGTGAAATATGTGACTCTCGATGTTACTCAGGAATATTACGAGAAGTCTCTGAAATATATGATCTTTGGTAATGTGCTGCGCAACAACTGCTACCCCATATCAGTATCCAGCGAGCGCATCTTCCAGGCTATTGCCATTGCACGCTATGCCAAAGAGATTGGTGCCGATGCCATAGCACACGGTTCAACAGGTGCGGGCAACGACCAGATTCGTTTCGACATGACTTTTCTGGTGATGGCTCCCGGCGTGGAAATCATCACACTGACACGCGACCGCAACCTCACTCGTAAGGAAGAGGTGGACTACTTGAACGCCAACGGCTATTTCGCTGACTTCACCAAGCTGAAATATTCGTATAACGTAGGTATCTGGGGAACCTCTATCTGCGGCGGCGAACTGCTCGACCCCACACAGGGTCTGCCCGAAGAGGCTTATCTGAAGCATGTGACCAATTCTGAGAAGGAGTCGCTGCTGAAGATTGAGTTTGACAAAGGTGAGATTGTTGCCGTGAACGGTGAGAAGTTCAGCGATCATATCAAAGCCATCCAGAAGATTGAGGAGATTGGCGCCAGCTATGCCATTGGTCGTGACGCCAACGTGGGCGATACGATTATAGGCATTAAAGGCCGTGTAGGTTTTGAGGCTGCCGCTCCCAAGCTCATCATTGAGGCTCACCGTTTGCTGGAGAAGTCAACGCTCAGTAAGTGGCAGCAGTACTGGAAGGATCAGGTGGCCAACTGGTATGGCATGTTCCTCCACGAGAGTCAGTACCTGGAGCCTGTGATGCCCGATATCGAGGCAATGCTCACCTCAAGTCAGCGCAACGTGACCGGCACTGCCATTCTGAAGCTTCGTCCTTATGGATTTGAGACGGTGGGCATTGACTCCGCTAACGACCTGACAAAGTCGAAGCTCGGCGAGTATGGCGAGACCCAGACCGGCTGGACCGCCGACGAGGCAAAGGGCTTCATTAAGGTCAGCTCTACCCCACTGAGAGTGTACTACGGAATTCACAAAGACGAAAAAAGATAA
- a CDS encoding helix-turn-helix domain-containing protein, which translates to MDEQLKQIGERLRGLREVLDIPAEEIAETIGIDVEKYLKIEAGESDITISKLMTIAHKYGVSAEELMFAEAAHMKSYFVVRKGQGMSVERTKAYKYQSLVSGFVNHKADVFIVTVEPKPGAHTIYKNTHPGQEFNLVLEGKMELYLAGKTIILEEGDSIYFDSSKPHGMLAVGDKAVKFLAFTVE; encoded by the coding sequence ATGGACGAACAACTAAAGCAAATAGGTGAGAGACTACGCGGACTGCGCGAAGTGCTCGACATTCCTGCAGAGGAAATTGCTGAGACTATCGGCATTGACGTTGAGAAATACTTAAAGATAGAAGCTGGCGAAAGCGATATTACAATATCAAAATTGATGACCATTGCCCACAAATATGGAGTGAGCGCTGAGGAACTGATGTTTGCCGAGGCTGCCCACATGAAGTCGTATTTCGTGGTGCGCAAAGGACAGGGCATGAGCGTTGAACGCACAAAGGCCTATAAGTACCAATCGCTGGTGAGCGGTTTTGTAAACCACAAAGCAGACGTGTTCATTGTTACCGTAGAGCCAAAACCAGGAGCACATACCATTTACAAGAATACTCACCCTGGACAGGAGTTCAACTTGGTATTGGAAGGAAAGATGGAACTATACCTTGCCGGCAAGACAATCATTCTGGAAGAGGGCGACAGCATCTATTTTGACTCTTCCAAACCCCACGGCATGCTGGCAGTAGGAGACAAAGCCGTAAAGTTCTTGGCATTTACAGTAGAATAA
- a CDS encoding endonuclease domain-containing protein — translation MKERKSFKYEMADSLLYPRLKEYASKNRMNPTEAESILWNYLKGNFGGCHFRRQHIIGPYIADFACLSHRLIIELDGGYHQLPEQQISDNERSLWLENKGFFILRFTNEEVIGATEIVLNRIKKFIINEQL, via the coding sequence ATGAAAGAGCGTAAGAGTTTCAAATACGAAATGGCAGATTCATTGCTTTACCCTCGTTTAAAAGAGTACGCATCCAAAAACAGAATGAATCCCACTGAAGCAGAGAGCATCTTATGGAATTATCTAAAAGGAAATTTTGGGGGATGCCATTTCAGAAGACAACATATAATAGGACCATATATTGCAGACTTCGCTTGTCTTTCACACAGACTCATTATTGAGTTGGATGGCGGGTATCATCAGTTGCCGGAACAGCAGATAAGTGATAATGAACGCTCTTTGTGGTTAGAAAACAAAGGCTTTTTTATTCTTAGGTTTACCAACGAAGAAGTCATTGGAGCTACAGAAATAGTCTTAAACAGAATAAAAAAATTTATCATAAATGAACAATTATAG
- a CDS encoding AEC family transporter: MLTLFAIVVVGYVAGKLGYMGGTFDKRLSKLVIDITCPSLILSSAMGGELPDRSLILPLLGISAFTYVVLTLLAYLLSRFLTKNSEDRGVVGFALIFGNVGFMGYPVVASIFGQQAVFYAAVLNVVNTFAVFTIGTMMITGGQAVGREKFNRKVLYGTPMLSAYAAMLIVALGIENVPSFISQPLTMIGNITVPAALLIIGSSMSNLPLRALLGTPVVHLTSILRLCVLPLIVYFMCMALGFDPFVVGINTVVIAMPVATYGTILCLRYGRDTTLMSEITFLTTLLSMITIPLLVMLWQ; encoded by the coding sequence ATGCTAACACTTTTTGCTATAGTAGTTGTTGGCTACGTAGCTGGAAAGTTGGGATATATGGGAGGCACTTTCGATAAGCGCCTTTCAAAATTGGTTATCGATATTACATGCCCGTCGCTAATTCTTTCATCTGCTATGGGTGGTGAATTGCCTGATCGCAGTTTAATCCTGCCTTTATTAGGCATCAGCGCTTTTACCTATGTTGTGCTCACATTGCTTGCTTATCTGTTGTCTCGTTTTCTAACCAAGAATAGTGAAGATCGAGGAGTCGTTGGCTTTGCCTTGATTTTTGGCAATGTTGGCTTTATGGGCTATCCTGTTGTTGCCAGCATATTCGGTCAGCAGGCGGTGTTCTATGCTGCCGTACTCAATGTCGTGAATACCTTTGCTGTGTTCACCATCGGAACCATGATGATTACTGGTGGCCAAGCCGTAGGACGGGAGAAATTCAACCGTAAGGTTCTTTATGGAACTCCGATGCTTTCTGCCTATGCTGCTATGCTTATTGTGGCATTGGGTATTGAAAATGTACCGTCCTTTATTAGTCAGCCTCTCACGATGATTGGCAATATTACAGTTCCTGCAGCATTGCTTATCATTGGTTCGTCAATGTCTAACTTGCCCTTGCGTGCTCTTTTGGGCACTCCTGTTGTTCATCTCACATCGATTCTTCGTTTGTGTGTACTCCCTTTGATTGTCTATTTTATGTGTATGGCCCTTGGGTTCGATCCTTTCGTAGTTGGTATTAACACAGTGGTCATAGCAATGCCGGTGGCCACCTATGGTACCATTCTTTGTTTGCGTTATGGGCGCGATACTACACTGATGAGCGAGATTACTTTTCTTACCACACTCCTTTCTATGATTACCATCCCTCTTTTGGTTATGCTTTGGCAGTGA
- a CDS encoding aspartate aminotransferase family protein: MKLFDVYPLFNVNIVKGEGCKVWDDKGQEYLDLYGGHAVISIGHCHPHYVEKVGQQLQTLGFYSNSVQNKLQVELAERLGKASGYEDYQFFLVNSGAEANENALKLASFKNPSCNRILSCEKAFHGRTSLAVEVTNNPKIVAPINDNHHVRFLPLNDVEPWIRELSRGGVAAVILECIQGVGGIQMATPEFAQKLAYACKRYHATLICDEIQCGYGRSGKFFAHQWLGIKPDIITVAKGIGNGFPMSGVLISPEFQPVYGQLGTTFGGNHLACTAALAVLDVIEQEHLIENAGEVGNYLMEKIKGLNHPKIKDVRGRGLMIGIELAEDQKPVRERLVYEQHVFTGCSGQNLLRLLPPLTFTKELADEFIDRLQKAL; this comes from the coding sequence ATGAAACTATTTGATGTATATCCGCTTTTCAATGTCAACATCGTCAAGGGCGAAGGTTGCAAAGTTTGGGATGACAAAGGACAGGAGTATCTGGATCTCTATGGCGGCCATGCTGTAATTTCAATTGGCCACTGTCATCCGCACTATGTTGAGAAAGTGGGCCAGCAGTTGCAGACGCTGGGATTCTATTCAAACTCAGTACAGAACAAGTTGCAGGTGGAACTGGCCGAGCGATTGGGCAAGGCGAGTGGTTATGAGGACTATCAGTTCTTCTTAGTGAATAGTGGTGCCGAAGCCAATGAGAATGCTTTGAAACTGGCTTCGTTCAAGAATCCATCATGTAACCGAATTCTTTCGTGCGAGAAAGCTTTCCACGGCCGCACATCACTGGCAGTGGAGGTGACGAACAATCCAAAAATTGTGGCACCCATCAACGACAACCACCATGTGCGTTTCCTGCCGTTGAACGATGTGGAGCCTTGGATTCGCGAACTGTCGCGTGGAGGTGTAGCTGCCGTTATCTTAGAGTGCATTCAGGGTGTTGGCGGCATTCAGATGGCCACTCCAGAGTTTGCACAGAAACTGGCATATGCCTGCAAACGCTATCACGCCACACTGATTTGTGATGAGATTCAGTGCGGATATGGACGTAGCGGAAAATTCTTCGCTCATCAGTGGCTGGGCATCAAACCGGATATTATCACCGTTGCCAAAGGTATCGGCAACGGATTCCCCATGAGCGGTGTACTCATTTCACCAGAATTTCAACCTGTTTACGGACAATTAGGTACAACCTTCGGTGGCAACCACCTGGCTTGTACGGCTGCACTGGCTGTGCTGGATGTGATTGAACAGGAGCACCTGATAGAGAATGCCGGCGAAGTGGGCAACTACCTGATGGAGAAAATCAAGGGATTGAACCACCCAAAAATAAAGGATGTGCGCGGACGCGGACTGATGATTGGCATTGAACTGGCTGAAGACCAGAAGCCTGTGCGCGAACGCCTGGTATATGAGCAGCACGTGTTCACCGGATGTTCGGGACAGAATCTGCTGAGACTATTGCCACCACTTACTTTTACAAAGGAACTTGCCGACGAATTCATTGACAGACTTCAGAAGGCTCTTTGA
- the argC gene encoding N-acetyl-gamma-glutamyl-phosphate reductase — protein sequence MNNYSNTNINSPLPSGGVGGRLRVGILGAAGYTGGELIRLLLNHPEADIVFANSESNAGNLVSDVHEGLMGDTDLRFTDQMPFDKVDVVFFCFGHGKSEAFLKEHSIPENVKIIDLAQDFRIAGDHDYVYGLPEIHREQIAKAQHLANPGCFATCIQLGLLPLAKTGLITHDVSVNAVTGSTGAGQKPGATTHFSWRQDNFSTYKLFSHQHLHEICQTMNELKPADAPHVVDTLNEGFDANGITIDFIPYRGDFARGIFCTEVVTLDKPMDAEKVVALYKDFYGDAAFTHYSDKAPDLKQVVNTNKALVHVDVFGRKIVVTSIIDNLLKGAVGQAVQNMNIMFGLDETAGLKLKASAF from the coding sequence ATGAACAATTATAGCAATACTAATATAAATTCTCCCCTCCCCTCGGGAGGGGTTGGGGGTAGGCTCCGGGTAGGTATTTTAGGTGCTGCTGGCTATACCGGAGGCGAACTTATTCGTTTGTTGCTCAACCACCCCGAGGCAGATATTGTGTTTGCAAACTCTGAGAGTAATGCCGGCAATCTGGTGAGTGACGTGCATGAAGGACTGATGGGCGATACCGATCTTAGGTTCACCGACCAGATGCCCTTTGACAAGGTTGATGTGGTGTTCTTCTGCTTCGGTCACGGAAAGAGTGAGGCATTCCTCAAGGAGCACAGCATACCTGAGAACGTGAAGATTATTGATTTGGCACAGGACTTCCGTATCGCCGGCGACCACGACTATGTATATGGTCTGCCGGAGATTCATCGCGAACAAATTGCCAAAGCTCAACATCTGGCTAACCCTGGCTGCTTTGCCACCTGCATTCAATTAGGACTGCTGCCACTGGCAAAGACAGGACTGATTACACACGATGTGTCGGTGAATGCCGTTACCGGATCTACTGGTGCTGGACAAAAGCCAGGAGCAACCACTCACTTCTCATGGCGACAGGATAATTTCTCTACCTACAAACTATTCAGTCACCAGCATCTGCACGAGATTTGTCAAACGATGAACGAACTGAAGCCTGCCGATGCGCCTCATGTGGTGGACACACTGAATGAGGGATTCGATGCCAACGGCATAACCATCGACTTCATTCCCTATCGTGGCGATTTCGCCCGCGGCATCTTCTGTACAGAGGTAGTAACCTTGGACAAGCCCATGGATGCAGAAAAGGTGGTTGCACTGTACAAAGATTTCTACGGTGATGCTGCCTTTACGCACTATAGCGACAAGGCACCGGACCTGAAGCAAGTGGTGAACACCAACAAAGCACTAGTTCATGTTGATGTGTTCGGGCGTAAGATTGTGGTAACCAGCATCATCGACAATCTGTTGAAGGGCGCTGTTGGTCAGGCCGTTCAAAACATGAACATCATGTTCGGACTTGACGAAACCGCCGGACTGAAACTAAAAGCCTCAGCATTCTAA
- the argR gene encoding arginine repressor: MKIKNNRLEALRLIISSQQLGSQEELLTALQREGFKLTQATLSRDLKQLKVAKAATMGGNYVYVLPNETMYKRVATPSTVREMMTMPGFVSITFSGNMAVIKTRPGYASSIAWNIDNSSLDQVLGTIAGADTIFVVLQEGVPQEEIIDALSTVIPNMK, translated from the coding sequence ATGAAAATCAAGAACAACAGACTGGAAGCACTAAGGCTGATTATCTCAAGTCAACAACTGGGAAGCCAGGAAGAATTGCTGACAGCCCTTCAGAGAGAAGGATTCAAACTGACTCAGGCCACACTGAGCCGAGACCTGAAACAACTGAAAGTGGCCAAGGCTGCAACGATGGGTGGTAACTATGTGTACGTGCTGCCCAACGAAACAATGTACAAACGCGTGGCAACTCCCTCAACAGTGCGCGAGATGATGACGATGCCTGGTTTTGTGAGTATCACTTTCTCGGGCAATATGGCTGTGATCAAAACTCGCCCCGGATATGCCAGCTCCATCGCCTGGAACATTGACAACAGTTCGCTGGATCAGGTGTTGGGCACCATAGCTGGAGCCGACACCATTTTCGTTGTACTACAAGAAGGTGTGCCACAGGAAGAGATAATCGACGCACTGAGTACCGTTATTCCCAACATGAAATAA
- a CDS encoding pyrroline-5-carboxylate reductase, translating to MKIAVIGAGAMGGATVEGFIKSSAFNNEDITVSDPSQLVIDKFAKQGISVTTDNNIAAEGADVVIVCVKPWLVEEVLKGIKDSLNPEKQLLVVIAASVKAASIQEWLGQQCPPLFICIPNIAIAQLASMTFLVPVGTEPSQTATVKGIFDELGQTIITDEKHLSAGTALASCGIAYAMRYIRAASEGGVELGFKANDSKQIVMQTLLGAVKLLEASGMHPEEAIDLVTTPGGLTIKGLNEMEHAGFTSAVIRGLKAGM from the coding sequence ATGAAAATAGCTGTTATTGGCGCAGGCGCCATGGGAGGTGCTACAGTAGAAGGATTTATTAAGAGTTCGGCCTTCAACAATGAGGATATTACCGTTAGTGATCCATCGCAATTGGTAATTGACAAGTTTGCAAAGCAGGGTATCAGTGTCACTACTGACAATAATATTGCCGCTGAAGGAGCTGATGTGGTGATTGTATGTGTAAAGCCTTGGCTCGTTGAAGAGGTGTTGAAAGGTATTAAAGACAGTTTGAACCCTGAGAAGCAATTGCTGGTGGTAATAGCTGCCAGTGTGAAGGCTGCCAGCATTCAGGAATGGCTGGGGCAACAATGTCCTCCACTATTCATCTGTATTCCCAATATTGCCATAGCACAGTTGGCCTCAATGACATTCCTCGTACCAGTAGGAACGGAACCGTCTCAAACGGCAACAGTGAAGGGAATATTTGACGAACTGGGCCAGACCATCATCACTGACGAGAAGCATCTGAGCGCCGGAACGGCACTGGCCTCATGCGGCATTGCCTATGCCATGCGCTATATTCGCGCAGCTTCGGAAGGCGGCGTAGAACTGGGATTCAAAGCCAACGACTCAAAGCAGATTGTGATGCAGACACTGCTGGGTGCAGTAAAGCTGTTGGAAGCCAGCGGCATGCATCCCGAAGAAGCAATAGACCTGGTGACTACACCTGGCGGACTGACCATTAAGGGACTGAACGAAATGGAACATGCCGGGTTCACATCGGCAGTTATTCGCGGATTGAAAGCAGGAATGTAG